A region of Streptomyces sp. TG1A-60 DNA encodes the following proteins:
- a CDS encoding ABC transporter ATP-binding protein, translating to MAEALIPTVIADELHIVYRVNGARTGKGSATAALSRILKRGSDDAARGVRKVHAVRGVSFVAYRGEAIGLIGSNGSGKSTLLRAIAGLLPAEKGKVYTDGQPSLLGVNAALMNDLTGERNVILGGLAMGMSREQIKARYQEIVDFSGINEKGDFITLPMRTYSSGMAARLRFSIAAAKDHDVLMIDEALATGDRNFQKRSEARIRELRKEAGTVFLVSHNNKSIRDTCDRVLWLERGELRMDGPTEEVLKEYEKFTGK from the coding sequence GTGGCTGAGGCACTCATTCCCACCGTCATCGCGGACGAGCTGCACATCGTCTACCGCGTCAACGGTGCCAGGACCGGCAAGGGCAGCGCCACCGCCGCCCTCAGCCGCATCCTGAAGCGAGGCTCCGACGACGCGGCGCGGGGCGTGCGCAAGGTGCACGCCGTCAGGGGCGTCTCCTTCGTCGCCTACCGCGGCGAGGCCATCGGCCTGATCGGCTCCAACGGTTCCGGCAAGTCCACCCTGCTGCGTGCCATCGCCGGTCTGCTCCCCGCGGAGAAGGGCAAGGTCTACACCGACGGCCAGCCCTCCCTGCTCGGCGTCAACGCCGCCCTGATGAACGACCTGACGGGCGAGCGGAACGTCATATTGGGCGGCCTCGCGATGGGCATGTCCCGTGAACAGATCAAGGCGCGCTACCAGGAGATCGTCGACTTCTCCGGCATCAACGAGAAGGGTGACTTCATCACCCTGCCCATGCGCACCTACTCTTCCGGCATGGCGGCCCGTCTGCGCTTCTCCATCGCGGCGGCCAAGGACCACGACGTCCTGATGATCGACGAGGCCCTCGCGACCGGAGACCGCAACTTCCAGAAGCGCTCCGAGGCCCGCATCCGCGAGCTGCGCAAGGAGGCCGGCACGGTCTTCCTGGTCAGCCACAACAACAAGTCGATCCGCGACACCTGCGACCGCGTCCTGTGGCTGGAACGCGGCGAACTGCGCATGGACGGTCCGACCGAAGAGGTGCTGAAGGAATACGAGAAGTTCACGGGCAAGTAG
- a CDS encoding ABC transporter permease has protein sequence MSETTHDGRLAVSDRPSPDDGLSATELAAKYGLAVSGARPGLVEYVRQMWGRRHFILAFSQAKLTAQYSQAKLGQLWQVATPLLNAVVYFLIFGLILNADRGMEREVYVPFLVTGVFVFTFTQSSVMAGVRAVSGNLGLVRALHFPRASLPISFSLQQLQQLLFSMIVLFVIVVGFGSYPRLSWLLILPVLALQFLFNTGLALIMARMGAKTPDLAQLMPFVMRTWMYASGVMFSIPVMLAEHPKWIADILQWNPAAIYMDLMRFALIDGYGRENLPPHVWAVAAGWAALIALGGFVYFWKAEERYGRG, from the coding sequence GTGAGTGAGACAACGCATGACGGCAGGCTCGCGGTGAGCGACCGTCCGTCGCCCGACGACGGGCTCTCCGCGACGGAACTGGCCGCCAAGTACGGACTCGCCGTGAGCGGCGCCCGGCCCGGACTCGTCGAGTACGTCCGCCAGATGTGGGGGCGGCGCCACTTCATCCTCGCCTTCTCCCAGGCGAAGCTCACCGCTCAGTACAGCCAGGCCAAGCTCGGCCAGCTGTGGCAGGTGGCCACCCCGCTGCTCAACGCGGTGGTGTACTTCCTGATCTTCGGCCTGATCCTCAACGCCGACCGGGGCATGGAGCGCGAGGTGTATGTCCCGTTCCTGGTCACGGGCGTGTTCGTCTTCACCTTCACACAGAGTTCGGTGATGGCGGGTGTGCGCGCGGTCTCCGGCAACCTGGGCCTGGTGCGCGCCTTGCACTTCCCGCGCGCCTCGCTGCCCATCTCCTTCTCGCTCCAGCAGCTCCAGCAGTTGCTGTTCTCGATGATCGTGCTCTTCGTCATCGTGGTCGGCTTCGGCAGTTACCCGCGGCTGTCGTGGCTGCTGATCCTCCCCGTGCTGGCACTGCAGTTCCTCTTCAACACCGGCCTCGCGCTGATCATGGCCCGTATGGGTGCCAAGACGCCCGACCTCGCGCAGCTGATGCCGTTCGTGATGCGGACCTGGATGTACGCCTCCGGCGTCATGTTCTCCATCCCCGTGATGCTCGCCGAACACCCCAAGTGGATCGCCGACATCCTCCAGTGGAACCCCGCCGCGATCTACATGGACCTGATGCGCTTCGCGCTGATCGACGGCTACGGCCGCGAGAACCTGCCGCCGCACGTGTGGGCGGTCGCCGCCGGCTGGGCCGCGCTGATCGCGCTCGGCGGCTTCGTGTACTTCTGGAAGGCGGAGGAGAGGTACGGCCGTGGCTGA
- a CDS encoding glycosyltransferase, with protein sequence MSDGMKVGAVIITMGNRPDELRALLDSVAKQEGDRVEVVVVGNGSPVPDVPEGVRTVELPENLGIPGGRNMGIEAFGPSGRDVDVLLFLDDDGLLAHHDTAELCRRAFEEDPKLGIVSFRIADPDTGETQRRHVPRLRASDPMRSSRVTTFLGGANAVRTQVLAEVGGLPDAFFYAHEETDLAWRALDAGWMIDYRSDMVLYHPTTAPSRHAVYHRMVARNRVWLARRNLPALLVPVYLGVWLLLTLLRKPSAPALKAWFGGFKEGWTSSCGPRRPMKWRTVWRLTRLGRPPVI encoded by the coding sequence GTGAGCGACGGCATGAAGGTCGGCGCGGTCATCATCACCATGGGCAACCGTCCCGACGAGCTCCGCGCCCTCCTCGACTCGGTCGCCAAGCAGGAGGGTGACCGGGTCGAGGTTGTCGTCGTCGGCAACGGCTCGCCCGTCCCGGACGTCCCCGAGGGCGTGCGGACGGTCGAGCTGCCCGAGAACCTCGGCATCCCCGGCGGCCGCAACATGGGCATCGAGGCGTTCGGCCCCAGCGGCCGGGACGTCGACGTCCTCCTCTTCCTGGACGACGACGGCCTGCTCGCCCACCACGACACCGCCGAACTCTGCCGCCGGGCCTTCGAGGAAGACCCGAAGCTCGGCATCGTCAGCTTCCGGATCGCCGACCCCGATACCGGCGAGACCCAGCGGCGCCATGTGCCACGGCTGCGCGCCTCCGACCCGATGCGCTCCTCCCGGGTCACCACCTTCCTCGGCGGCGCCAACGCCGTCCGCACCCAGGTCTTGGCCGAAGTCGGCGGACTCCCGGACGCGTTCTTCTACGCGCACGAGGAAACCGACCTGGCATGGCGGGCCCTCGACGCGGGCTGGATGATCGACTACCGGTCCGACATGGTGCTGTACCACCCCACGACCGCGCCCTCCCGGCACGCGGTCTACCACCGCATGGTCGCGCGAAACCGCGTCTGGCTCGCGCGCCGTAACCTCCCGGCCCTCCTCGTCCCGGTCTACCTGGGCGTCTGGCTGCTCCTGACCCTGCTCCGCAAGCCCTCCGCCCCGGCCCTGAAAGCCTGGTTCGGCGGCTTCAAGGAGGGCTGGACGAGCTCCTGCGGCCCCCGTCGGCCCATGAAGTGGCGTACGGTGTGGCGGCTGACCCGACTGGGCCGGCCTCCCGTCATCTGA
- a CDS encoding CDP-alcohol phosphatidyltransferase family protein, which produces MPKPSVAELRPVVHPPGVKDRRSGEHWAGRLYMREVSLRIDRHLVNTRVTPNQLTYLMTVFGVLAAPALLVPGIPGAVLGVLMVQLYLLFDCVDGEIARWRKQFSMAGVYVDRVGAYLCDAAVLVGFGLRAADLWGTGRIDWLWAFLGTLAALGAILIKAETDLVGVARHQTGKPPVQESASEPRSSGMALARKAAAALKFHRLILGVEASLLILFLAVLDQVRGDLFFSRLGVAVLAGIALLQTLLHLVSILASSRLK; this is translated from the coding sequence ATGCCAAAGCCATCGGTAGCTGAGCTCCGCCCGGTCGTTCACCCCCCGGGTGTGAAGGACCGGCGGAGCGGCGAGCACTGGGCCGGCCGGCTCTACATGCGCGAGGTCTCCCTGCGCATCGACCGGCACCTGGTGAACACCCGGGTCACGCCCAACCAGCTGACCTACCTGATGACCGTCTTCGGCGTCCTCGCAGCCCCGGCCCTGCTGGTGCCGGGCATCCCGGGCGCCGTCCTCGGCGTGCTGATGGTCCAGCTGTACCTGCTGTTCGACTGCGTCGACGGGGAGATAGCCCGCTGGCGCAAGCAGTTCTCGATGGCCGGGGTCTACGTGGACAGGGTCGGCGCCTACCTGTGCGACGCGGCCGTGCTCGTCGGCTTCGGGCTGCGCGCCGCCGACCTGTGGGGCACCGGACGGATCGACTGGCTGTGGGCCTTCCTCGGCACCCTCGCCGCCCTCGGCGCCATCCTGATCAAGGCCGAGACCGACCTCGTCGGTGTGGCCCGGCACCAGACCGGCAAGCCGCCGGTCCAGGAGTCGGCCTCCGAGCCGCGCTCCTCCGGCATGGCGCTGGCCCGCAAGGCCGCCGCCGCGCTGAAGTTCCACCGGCTGATCCTCGGCGTCGAGGCATCCCTGCTGATCCTGTTCCTCGCGGTCCTGGACCAGGTCCGGGGCGACCTCTTCTTCTCCCGGCTCGGCGTCGCCGTGCTGGCGGGCATCGCCCTGCTCCAGACCCTGCTGCACCTGGTCTCCATCCTCGCCTCCAGCAGGCTGAAGTGA
- a CDS encoding iron-containing alcohol dehydrogenase family protein: MPVLTRLIPSPVVVDIRPGALDDLATILSDQRIAPSGRLAFAISAGSGRALRERFAPAFPEADWFCDADGTIDGAVRLADSIKKGGHYDAVVGLGGGKVIDCAKYAAARVGLPLVAVATNLANDGLCSPVATLDNDAGRGSYGVPNPIGIVIDLDVIREAPVRFVRAGIGDVICKISAVADWELSSRETGEKVDGLAAAMARQAAEAVLRHPGGVGDDDFLTTLSESLVLCGISMSVAGDSRPASGACHEISHAFDLSFPKRNALHGEQCGLGGAFATFLRGHHEIAGQMTEVLRHHGLPVLPDEIGFTVDEFVQVVEFAPQTRPGRYTILEHLELSTEQIKDAYADYAKAIGS, encoded by the coding sequence GTGCCAGTACTGACGAGGCTCATCCCCTCGCCGGTCGTCGTGGACATCCGTCCCGGCGCGCTCGATGATCTGGCGACGATCCTGTCGGACCAGCGCATCGCGCCGTCGGGGCGGCTGGCCTTCGCGATCAGCGCCGGTTCCGGCCGCGCGCTGCGCGAGCGGTTCGCCCCCGCGTTTCCGGAGGCGGACTGGTTCTGCGACGCCGACGGCACCATCGACGGCGCGGTACGCCTCGCCGACTCGATCAAGAAGGGCGGTCACTACGACGCCGTGGTCGGGCTCGGCGGTGGCAAGGTCATCGACTGCGCCAAGTACGCGGCGGCCCGTGTCGGCCTGCCGCTGGTCGCCGTCGCCACCAACCTCGCCAACGACGGTCTGTGCTCCCCGGTCGCCACCCTCGACAACGACGCGGGCCGCGGCTCCTACGGAGTGCCGAACCCGATCGGGATCGTCATCGACCTCGACGTCATCCGTGAGGCCCCGGTGCGCTTCGTGCGGGCCGGCATCGGCGATGTGATCTGCAAGATCTCCGCCGTCGCCGACTGGGAGCTGTCGAGCCGGGAGACCGGTGAGAAGGTCGACGGACTGGCCGCCGCCATGGCCCGCCAGGCCGCCGAGGCGGTCCTGCGCCACCCCGGTGGCGTCGGCGACGACGACTTCCTGACGACGCTGTCGGAGTCCCTCGTGCTGTGCGGGATCTCGATGTCCGTGGCCGGCGACAGCCGTCCCGCCTCGGGCGCCTGCCACGAGATCAGCCACGCGTTCGACCTCAGCTTCCCCAAGCGCAACGCCCTGCACGGCGAACAGTGCGGTCTCGGCGGCGCGTTCGCCACGTTCCTGCGGGGCCACCACGAGATCGCGGGCCAGATGACCGAGGTCCTCCGGCACCACGGCCTCCCGGTCCTCCCGGACGAGATCGGCTTCACCGTGGACGAGTTCGTCCAGGTCGTGGAGTTCGCCCCGCAGACCCGGCCGGGCCGCTACACCATTCTCGAGCACCTCGAACTGAGCACCGAACAGATCAAGGACGCATACGCCGACTATGCCAAAGCCATCGGTAGCTGA
- a CDS encoding phosphocholine cytidylyltransferase family protein, which produces MIGLVLAAGAGRRLRPYTDTLPKALVPVGPEGNEESLTVLDLTLANFAEIGLSEVAIIVGYRKEAVYERREALEAKYGLKITLIDNDKAEEWNNAYSLWCGRDAIKHSVILANGDTVHPVSVEKTLLAARGDGKKIILALDTVKSLADEEMKVVVGPEGGMTKITKLMDPAEATGEYIGVTLIEGEAADELADALKTVFETDPQQFYEHGYQELVNRGFRIDVAPIGDVKWVEIDNHDDLAKGREIACQY; this is translated from the coding sequence ATGATCGGCCTCGTGCTGGCGGCCGGCGCCGGACGGCGTCTTCGCCCCTACACCGACACCCTCCCCAAGGCTCTGGTGCCGGTCGGCCCCGAAGGCAACGAGGAGAGCCTCACCGTCCTGGACCTCACCCTCGCCAACTTCGCCGAGATCGGCCTGTCCGAGGTCGCGATCATCGTCGGGTACCGCAAGGAGGCCGTCTACGAGCGCCGCGAGGCGCTGGAGGCCAAGTACGGGCTCAAGATCACCCTCATCGACAACGACAAGGCCGAGGAGTGGAACAACGCCTACTCCCTGTGGTGCGGCCGTGACGCCATCAAGCACTCGGTGATCCTCGCCAACGGCGACACCGTGCACCCGGTCTCCGTCGAGAAGACCCTGCTCGCCGCCCGCGGCGACGGCAAGAAGATCATTCTCGCCCTCGACACGGTGAAGTCCCTCGCGGACGAGGAGATGAAGGTCGTCGTCGGCCCCGAGGGCGGTATGACGAAGATCACCAAGCTGATGGACCCGGCCGAGGCGACCGGTGAGTACATCGGCGTCACCCTCATCGAGGGCGAGGCCGCCGACGAGCTGGCCGACGCGCTGAAGACGGTCTTCGAGACGGACCCGCAGCAGTTCTACGAGCACGGCTACCAGGAACTCGTGAACCGGGGCTTCCGCATCGACGTCGCGCCCATCGGTGACGTCAAGTGGGTCGAGATCGACAACCACGACGACCTCGCCAAGGGACGTGAGATCGCGTGCCAGTACTGA
- the galE gene encoding UDP-glucose 4-epimerase GalE → MTWLITGGAGYIGAHVAKVMTDAGEQVIALDDLSAGVRRRLPDHIPLVRGSAHDGELLKRVLAEHTVTGVVHLAARKQVGESVAQPTRYYQENVGGLATLLEAVSGAGVERFLFSSSAAVYGNPDVDLITEDTPCSPMSPYGETKLAGEWLVRAAGEAHGIATVCLRYFNVAGAADPALADTGIFNVVPMVFDRLTRDEAPRIFGDDYPTPDGTCVRDYIHVADLADAHLAAARRLTTEDGTGDLTVNIGRGEGVSVRELVTLIGEVTGDHRPPLVEPRRPGDAPRAVASAALAARELGWTARRGVREMVESAWAGWRLHHGL, encoded by the coding sequence ATGACATGGCTGATCACAGGCGGGGCTGGCTACATCGGCGCACACGTGGCGAAGGTCATGACCGACGCCGGGGAACAGGTGATCGCGCTGGACGACCTCTCCGCAGGGGTCCGTCGCCGCCTCCCCGACCACATCCCCCTGGTGCGGGGCTCCGCCCACGACGGCGAACTCCTCAAGCGCGTCCTCGCCGAGCACACGGTCACCGGCGTGGTCCATCTCGCGGCCCGCAAGCAGGTGGGCGAATCCGTCGCCCAGCCCACCCGCTACTACCAGGAGAACGTCGGCGGCCTCGCCACCCTCCTGGAAGCCGTGTCCGGAGCCGGCGTCGAGCGCTTCCTCTTCTCCTCCTCCGCCGCCGTCTACGGCAACCCGGACGTGGACCTCATCACCGAGGACACCCCGTGCTCCCCGATGAGCCCGTACGGCGAGACCAAGCTCGCCGGCGAGTGGCTGGTGCGGGCAGCCGGCGAGGCGCACGGTATCGCGACCGTGTGTCTGCGCTACTTCAACGTGGCGGGCGCGGCCGACCCGGCCCTGGCGGACACCGGGATCTTCAACGTCGTCCCGATGGTCTTCGACCGCCTCACCCGCGACGAGGCCCCGCGGATCTTCGGTGACGACTACCCGACCCCGGACGGCACCTGCGTCCGGGACTACATCCATGTCGCCGACCTCGCGGACGCGCACCTCGCGGCGGCCCGGCGCCTCACCACCGAGGACGGCACGGGCGACCTGACCGTGAACATCGGCCGCGGCGAAGGCGTTTCCGTCCGCGAACTCGTCACTTTGATCGGCGAGGTGACCGGCGACCACCGGCCCCCGCTGGTGGAGCCGCGCCGCCCCGGTGACGCGCCGCGCGCGGTCGCCTCGGCCGCGCTGGCGGCGCGAGAGCTCGGCTGGACGGCGCGGCGCGGGGTACGCGAGATGGTCGAGTCGGCCTGGGCGGGCTGGCGGCTGCATCACGGCCTGTGA
- a CDS encoding cation diffusion facilitator family transporter produces MGAGHDHGHARHAPSSGTAAAAYRGRLRIALSITLTVMVVEIVGGVLADSLALIADAAHMATDAVGLGMALLAIHFANRPASGNRTFGYARAEILAALANCLLLLGVGGYVLYEAIQRFITPAGTEGGLTVVFGAVGLVANTISLTLLMRGQKESLNVRGAFLEVAADALGSVAVIVSATVVLFTGWQAADPIASLVIALMIVPRTVKLLRETLDVLLEAAPKNVDMAEVRSHILALPGVEDVHDLHAWTITSGLPVLSAHVVVGSDTLDSMGHEKILHDLQGCIGDHFDVEHCTFQLEPSGHAEHEAKLCH; encoded by the coding sequence ATGGGGGCTGGGCACGATCACGGGCACGCGCGTCACGCGCCGAGCAGTGGTACGGCGGCAGCGGCGTACCGCGGCAGGCTGCGGATCGCGTTGTCGATCACGCTCACCGTCATGGTGGTCGAGATCGTCGGTGGCGTTCTCGCCGATTCGCTGGCGCTCATCGCGGACGCGGCGCACATGGCGACGGACGCGGTGGGCCTGGGCATGGCGCTCCTCGCGATCCACTTCGCGAACCGTCCGGCGAGCGGCAACCGCACCTTCGGTTACGCGCGGGCCGAGATACTCGCGGCGCTCGCCAACTGTCTGCTGCTGCTCGGCGTCGGCGGCTATGTGCTCTACGAGGCGATCCAGCGCTTCATCACGCCCGCGGGGACCGAGGGCGGGCTGACCGTGGTGTTCGGCGCGGTCGGTCTGGTCGCGAACACGATCTCGCTGACCCTGCTGATGCGGGGCCAGAAGGAGAGCCTGAACGTCCGGGGCGCTTTCCTGGAGGTGGCGGCGGACGCGCTCGGCTCGGTGGCGGTGATCGTCTCCGCGACGGTCGTCCTGTTCACCGGCTGGCAGGCCGCCGACCCGATCGCCTCGCTGGTCATCGCTCTGATGATCGTCCCGCGTACGGTGAAGCTGCTGCGCGAGACCCTCGACGTCCTGCTGGAGGCTGCTCCCAAGAACGTCGACATGGCAGAGGTGCGATCCCACATACTGGCACTGCCGGGGGTGGAGGACGTCCACGATCTGCACGCCTGGACGATCACCTCCGGTTTGCCGGTGCTCTCGGCCCATGTGGTCGTCGGCTCCGACACGTTGGACTCCATGGGACACGAGAAGATACTGCACGACCTCCAGGGGTGCATCGGCGATCACTTCGACGTCGAGCACTGCACCTTCCAGCTGGAGCCGAGCGGCCACGCGGAACACGAGGCGAAGCTGTGCCACTGA
- the idi gene encoding isopentenyl-diphosphate Delta-isomerase, with the protein MHSSQGGHLPNPGGSGGGTTEAILLELVDEVGTTIGTAEKLAAHQPPGQLHRAFSVFLFDERGRLLLQQRALGKYHSPGVWSNTCCGHPYPGESPFAAAARRTHEELGVSPALLGEAGTVRYNHPDPESGLVEQEFNHLFVGLLRAPLRPDPDEVGATAFVTPAELAERHAKDTFSSWFMTVLGAARPAVRELTGPSAGW; encoded by the coding sequence ATGCACAGTTCACAAGGGGGGCACCTCCCAAACCCTGGAGGCTCTGGGGGAGGCACCACGGAAGCGATCCTGTTGGAACTGGTCGACGAGGTCGGCACCACGATCGGCACCGCGGAGAAGCTGGCCGCCCATCAGCCCCCCGGGCAGTTGCACCGGGCGTTCTCCGTCTTCCTCTTCGACGAGCGCGGCCGGCTGCTGCTCCAGCAGCGCGCCCTCGGCAAGTACCACTCTCCCGGGGTCTGGTCGAACACCTGCTGCGGCCATCCCTACCCGGGAGAGTCCCCCTTCGCGGCTGCGGCGCGGCGGACACACGAGGAGCTGGGGGTCTCCCCGGCGCTGCTCGGCGAGGCGGGCACGGTCCGCTACAACCACCCTGACCCGGAATCCGGCCTGGTGGAGCAGGAGTTCAACCATCTGTTCGTCGGGCTGCTGCGGGCCCCGCTGCGGCCCGATCCGGACGAGGTCGGCGCCACCGCGTTCGTGACCCCGGCCGAGCTGGCGGAGCGCCATGCCAAGGACACCTTCTCGTCCTGGTTCATGACGGTCCTGGGCGCGGCCCGGCCGGCGGTCCGGGAGTTGACGGGTCCCTCCGCCGGCTGGTGA
- a CDS encoding ATP-binding protein: MDDQGRGSDPRPGGDGHVPADPRPPVPLPYEGVWRFTAAAVDASVPQARRAVRGLLARQGVPISDDLVQGLLLILSELVTNAVKHAALLSPTLAVEVAVDAEWVRVSVEDNHPYRPTALETDHGRLGGRGLLLVREITLEAGGVCDVEHTASGGKVIWAALPLAPAHLIQG; this comes from the coding sequence ATGGACGACCAAGGGCGCGGGAGCGACCCACGCCCTGGAGGCGACGGGCATGTGCCCGCCGACCCGAGGCCGCCGGTACCACTGCCGTACGAAGGGGTCTGGCGGTTCACCGCTGCCGCCGTCGACGCCTCGGTGCCGCAGGCGCGGCGTGCCGTCCGGGGCCTGCTCGCCCGGCAGGGTGTGCCGATCTCCGACGACCTGGTCCAAGGGCTTCTGCTGATCCTCTCCGAGCTGGTGACGAACGCGGTCAAACACGCGGCGCTCCTGTCGCCCACGCTCGCCGTCGAGGTCGCCGTCGACGCCGAGTGGGTGCGGGTCTCGGTGGAGGACAACCACCCCTACCGTCCGACCGCCCTGGAGACCGACCACGGCCGGCTCGGCGGCCGGGGGCTGCTCCTGGTGCGTGAGATCACCCTGGAGGCGGGCGGCGTCTGCGACGTCGAGCACACCGCGAGTGGCGGCAAGGTGATCTGGGCCGCCCTGCCGCTCGCGCCCGCACATCTGATCCAAGGGTGA
- a CDS encoding enoyl-CoA hydratase-related protein — MEPQLLDTLADGVATVVVHHPAKRNAMTAGMWRALPPLLDRLAADPAVRALVLTGEGGTFCAGADISTLRESPDDAQQLAVLAEETLAAFPKPTLAAIRGHCVGGGAQLAAACDLRFAEAGSLFGITPAKLGLVYPSSSTRRLVSLVGPGTAKYLLFSGELIDADRALRTGLVDEVLPAGELDGRVAGFTRVLVSRSRLTQAAAKEFANGRTDRDAHWAEQARGSGDTTEGVAAFLDRRPPRFAWSI, encoded by the coding sequence ATGGAGCCTCAGCTGCTGGACACCCTCGCCGACGGGGTCGCGACCGTCGTCGTCCATCACCCAGCCAAGCGCAACGCCATGACGGCCGGGATGTGGCGGGCGCTGCCGCCGCTCCTCGACCGGCTGGCCGCCGACCCCGCCGTGCGGGCGCTGGTACTCACCGGGGAGGGCGGGACGTTCTGTGCGGGGGCCGACATCTCCACGCTACGGGAGTCGCCGGACGACGCCCAGCAGTTGGCCGTTCTCGCCGAGGAGACTCTCGCGGCGTTCCCCAAACCGACCCTCGCGGCGATCCGCGGGCACTGCGTGGGCGGGGGCGCGCAGCTGGCGGCGGCCTGCGATCTGCGGTTCGCGGAGGCGGGGTCGCTGTTCGGGATCACGCCCGCGAAGCTGGGGCTCGTCTACCCGTCCTCCTCCACCCGGCGGTTGGTGTCGCTGGTCGGTCCCGGCACCGCCAAGTACCTGCTGTTCTCCGGTGAGTTGATCGACGCGGACCGGGCGCTGCGCACGGGGTTGGTGGACGAGGTGCTGCCCGCCGGTGAACTGGACGGGCGGGTGGCCGGGTTCACCCGGGTGCTGGTCTCCCGCTCCCGGCTGACGCAGGCGGCGGCCAAGGAGTTCGCGAACGGCCGTACGGACCGCGACGCCCACTGGGCCGAGCAGGCGCGCGGCAGCGGCGACACCACGGAGGGCGTCGCCGCGTTCCTGGATCGCAGACCGCCCCGGTTCGCATGGAGCATCTGA
- a CDS encoding DJ-1/PfpI family protein — protein sequence MQIAIVLFDRFTALDAVGPYETLGRAPDAELVFVAEETGPVRTDQGALAITADRPLAEVPSPDIVIVPGGPGQSAQMENEALLGWLRTADTASTWTTSVCTGSLLLAAAGLLQGRRATSHWLALDELKRFGAEPTGERVVFDGKYVTAAGVSSGIDMGLTLLGRIAGDDHAQAIQLATEYDPQPPYDAGAPEKAPAHLVEWFRENSRFVLR from the coding sequence ATGCAGATCGCGATCGTCCTCTTCGACCGTTTCACCGCCCTGGACGCGGTGGGCCCCTACGAGACCCTGGGCCGCGCACCCGACGCCGAACTCGTCTTCGTCGCCGAGGAGACCGGCCCTGTCCGCACCGACCAGGGCGCCCTCGCGATCACGGCCGACCGGCCCCTGGCGGAGGTGCCGAGCCCCGACATCGTGATCGTCCCCGGCGGCCCCGGACAGAGCGCGCAGATGGAGAACGAGGCCCTGCTGGGCTGGCTGCGCACGGCCGACACCGCCAGCACCTGGACGACCTCCGTGTGCACCGGCTCCCTGCTGCTCGCCGCCGCCGGGCTGCTCCAGGGCCGTCGCGCGACCTCGCACTGGCTGGCCCTCGACGAGCTGAAGCGGTTCGGCGCCGAGCCGACGGGGGAGCGTGTGGTGTTCGACGGCAAGTACGTCACCGCGGCCGGCGTCTCCTCCGGCATCGACATGGGGCTGACCCTGCTCGGCCGGATCGCGGGCGACGACCACGCCCAGGCGATCCAGCTGGCGACCGAGTACGACCCCCAGCCGCCGTACGACGCGGGCGCCCCCGAGAAGGCCCCCGCCCACCTCGTCGAGTGGTTCCGCGAGAACAGCCGCTTCGTGCTGCGGTGA
- a CDS encoding LPFR motif small protein gives MFRAIADVLRQIGGAIATVVTLPFRAVARLFGGASSSTRRTGRARRA, from the coding sequence GTGTTCCGTGCGATCGCAGACGTGTTGCGGCAGATCGGTGGGGCCATCGCGACGGTGGTGACGCTGCCGTTCCGGGCCGTGGCCCGGCTCTTCGGCGGCGCGTCGAGCTCGACGCGCCGCACCGGGCGAGCCCGTCGGGCCTGA